The Sorex araneus isolate mSorAra2 chromosome 5, mSorAra2.pri, whole genome shotgun sequence genome has a segment encoding these proteins:
- the UCKL1 gene encoding uridine-cytidine kinase-like 1 isoform X3, translating into MAAPPASADAPRSPPPSPAAGDGPDRPAERSESAGEDRSNAESLDRLLPPVGTGRPPRKRTTSQCKSEPPLLRTRKRTIYTAGRPPWYNEHGTQSKEAFVIGLGGGSASGKTTVARMIIEALDVPWVVLLSMDSFYKVLTKQQQDQAAQNNFNFDHPDAFDFDLIVSTLKKLKQGKSVQVPIYDFTSHSRKKDWKTLYGANVIIFEGIMAFADKTLLELLDMKIFVDTDSDIRLVRRLRRDISERGRDIEGVIKQYNKFVKPAFDQYIQPTMRVADIVVPRGSGNTVAIDLIVQHVHSQLEERELSVRAALASAHQCHPLPRTLSVLKSTPQVRGMHTIIRDKETSRDEFIFYSKRLMRLLIEHALSFLPFQDCVVQTPQGHDYAGKCYAGKQITGVSILRAGETMEPALRAVCKDVRIGTILIQTNQLTGEPELHYLRLPKDISDDHVILMDCTVSTGAAAMMAVRVLLRWVSTQWPTRSREYGSSPQRWTSVSTTCSASSLALGTSETATLGPMQPPRGVTRRKWWRPVRSEAWDMAGTV; encoded by the exons ATGGCGGCGCCCCCGGCCTCCGCGGATGCGCCCCGCTCGCCCCCGCCGTCGCCCGCGGCCGGGGACGGGCCTGACCGACCTGCCGAGAGGAGCGAGAGCGCGGGCGAGGACCG CAGCAATGCAGAGTCCCTGGACAGGCTGCTGCCGCCCGTGGGCACGGGCCGCCCGCCCCGGAAGCGAACCACCAGCCAGTGCAAGTCGGAGCCGCCCCTGCTGCGCACGCGGAAACGCACCATCTACACGGCGGGCCGGCCGCCCTGGTACAACGAGCACGGCACCCAGTCCAAGGAGGCCTTCGTCATCG GCCTCGGAGGCGGCAGTGCGTCTGGGAAGACCACAGTGGCCAGGATGATCATCGAGGCTCTGGACGTGCCCTGGGTGGTGCTGCTGTCCATGGACTCCTTCTACAAG GTGCTGACCAAGCAGCAGCAGGACCAGGCTGCCCAGAACAATTTCAACTTTGACCACCCGGACGCCTTTGACTTCGACCTCATTGTGTCCACACTCAAGAAGCTTAAGCAGGGCAAGAGCGTCCAGGTGCCCATCTACGACTTCACCAGCCACAGCCGCAAGAAGGACTGG AAAACGCTCTACGGCGCAAACGTTATCATCTTTGAGGGCATCATGGCCTTTGCCGACAAGACACTGCTGGAG CTCCTGGACATGAAGATCTTTGTGGACACGGACTCTGACATCCGCCTGGTGCGGCGGCTGCGCCGGGACATCAGTGAGCGTGGCCGGGACATCGAGGGTGTCATCAAGCAGTACAACAAGTTCGTCAAGCCCGCTTTTGACCAGTACATCCAGCCCACCATGCGCGTGGCTGACATCGTGGTGCCTCGGG GGAGCGGGAACACGGTGGCCATCGACCTGATTGTGCAGCACGTACACAGCCAGCTGGAGGAG CGTGAACTCAGCGTCAG GGCCGCGCTGGCCTCGGCACACCAGTGCCACCCGCTGCCGCGCACGCTGAGTGTCCTCAAGAGCACGCCGCAGGTGCGGGGCATGCACACCATCATCCG GGACAAGGAGACCAGCCGCGACGAGTTCATCTTCTACTCCAAGAGGCTGATGCGGCTGCTGATCGAGCACGCGctctccttcctgcccttccAG GACTGCGTCGTGCAGACGCCCCAGGGCCACGACTACGCGGGCAAGTGCTACGCCGGCAAGCAG ATCACGGGTGTGTCCATCCTACGGGCCGGGGAGACCATGGAGCCTGCGCTGCGCGCCGTGTGCAAGGACGTGCGCATCGGCACCATCCTCATCCAGACCAACCAGCTGACGGGGGAGCCGGAG CTCCACTACCTACGGCTGCCCAAGGACATCAGCGATGACCACGTGATCCTGATGGACTGCACGGTGTCCACGGGTGCTGCGGCCATGATGGCAGTCCGTGTGTTGCTG AGATGGGTGTCCACTCAGTGGCCTACGCGTTCCCGCGAGTACGGATCATCACCACAGCGGTGGACAAGCGTGTCAACGACCTGTTCCGCATCATCCCTGGCATTG GGAACTTCGGAGACCGCTACTTTGGGACCGATGCAGCCCCCGAGGGGAGTGACGAGGAGGAAGTGGTGGCGGCCAGTTAGGAGTGAGGCCTGGGACATGGCAGGCACTGTATAG
- the UCKL1 gene encoding uridine-cytidine kinase-like 1 isoform X7, whose translation MRPARPRRRPRPGTGLTDLPRGARARARTGLGGGSASGKTTVARMIIEALDVPWVVLLSMDSFYKVLTKQQQDQAAQNNFNFDHPDAFDFDLIVSTLKKLKQGKSVQVPIYDFTSHSRKKDWKTLYGANVIIFEGIMAFADKTLLELLDMKIFVDTDSDIRLVRRLRRDISERGRDIEGVIKQYNKFVKPAFDQYIQPTMRVADIVVPRGSGNTVAIDLIVQHVHSQLEERELSVRAALASAHQCHPLPRTLSVLKSTPQVRGMHTIIRDKETSRDEFIFYSKRLMRLLIEHALSFLPFQDCVVQTPQGHDYAGKCYAGKQITGVSILRAGETMEPALRAVCKDVRIGTILIQTNQLTGEPELHYLRLPKDISDDHVILMDCTVSTGAAAMMAVRVLLDHDVPEDKIFLLSLLMAEMGVHSVAYAFPRVRIITTAVDKRVNDLFRIIPGIGNFGDRYFGTDAAPEGSDEEEVVAAS comes from the exons ATGCGCCCCGCTCGCCCCCGCCGTCGCCCGCGGCCGGGGACGGGCCTGACCGACCTGCCGAGAGGAGCGAGAGCGCGGGCGAGGACCG GCCTCGGAGGCGGCAGTGCGTCTGGGAAGACCACAGTGGCCAGGATGATCATCGAGGCTCTGGACGTGCCCTGGGTGGTGCTGCTGTCCATGGACTCCTTCTACAAG GTGCTGACCAAGCAGCAGCAGGACCAGGCTGCCCAGAACAATTTCAACTTTGACCACCCGGACGCCTTTGACTTCGACCTCATTGTGTCCACACTCAAGAAGCTTAAGCAGGGCAAGAGCGTCCAGGTGCCCATCTACGACTTCACCAGCCACAGCCGCAAGAAGGACTGG AAAACGCTCTACGGCGCAAACGTTATCATCTTTGAGGGCATCATGGCCTTTGCCGACAAGACACTGCTGGAG CTCCTGGACATGAAGATCTTTGTGGACACGGACTCTGACATCCGCCTGGTGCGGCGGCTGCGCCGGGACATCAGTGAGCGTGGCCGGGACATCGAGGGTGTCATCAAGCAGTACAACAAGTTCGTCAAGCCCGCTTTTGACCAGTACATCCAGCCCACCATGCGCGTGGCTGACATCGTGGTGCCTCGGG GGAGCGGGAACACGGTGGCCATCGACCTGATTGTGCAGCACGTACACAGCCAGCTGGAGGAG CGTGAACTCAGCGTCAG GGCCGCGCTGGCCTCGGCACACCAGTGCCACCCGCTGCCGCGCACGCTGAGTGTCCTCAAGAGCACGCCGCAGGTGCGGGGCATGCACACCATCATCCG GGACAAGGAGACCAGCCGCGACGAGTTCATCTTCTACTCCAAGAGGCTGATGCGGCTGCTGATCGAGCACGCGctctccttcctgcccttccAG GACTGCGTCGTGCAGACGCCCCAGGGCCACGACTACGCGGGCAAGTGCTACGCCGGCAAGCAG ATCACGGGTGTGTCCATCCTACGGGCCGGGGAGACCATGGAGCCTGCGCTGCGCGCCGTGTGCAAGGACGTGCGCATCGGCACCATCCTCATCCAGACCAACCAGCTGACGGGGGAGCCGGAG CTCCACTACCTACGGCTGCCCAAGGACATCAGCGATGACCACGTGATCCTGATGGACTGCACGGTGTCCACGGGTGCTGCGGCCATGATGGCAGTCCGTGTGTTGCTG GACCATGACGTGCCAGAGGACAAGATCTTCCTGCTGTCCCTGCTCATGGCAGAGATGGGTGTCCACTCAGTGGCCTACGCGTTCCCGCGAGTACGGATCATCACCACAGCGGTGGACAAGCGTGTCAACGACCTGTTCCGCATCATCCCTGGCATTG GGAACTTCGGAGACCGCTACTTTGGGACCGATGCAGCCCCCGAGGGGAGTGACGAGGAGGAAGTGGTGGCGGCCAGTTAG
- the UCKL1 gene encoding uridine-cytidine kinase-like 1 isoform X1 produces MAAPPASADAPRSPPPSPAAGDGPDRPAERSESAGEDRSNAESLDRLLPPVGTGRPPRKRTTSQCKSEPPLLRTRKRTIYTAGRPPWYNEHGTQSKEAFVIGLGGGSASGKTTVARMIIEALDVPWVVLLSMDSFYKVLTKQQQDQAAQNNFNFDHPDAFDFDLIVSTLKKLKQGKSVQVPIYDFTSHSRKKDWKTLYGANVIIFEGIMAFADKTLLELLDMKIFVDTDSDIRLVRRLRRDISERGRDIEGVIKQYNKFVKPAFDQYIQPTMRVADIVVPRGSGNTVAIDLIVQHVHSQLEERELSVRAALASAHQCHPLPRTLSVLKSTPQVRGMHTIIRDKETSRDEFIFYSKRLMRLLIEHALSFLPFQDCVVQTPQGHDYAGKCYAGKQITGVSILRAGETMEPALRAVCKDVRIGTILIQTNQLTGEPELHYLRLPKDISDDHVILMDCTVSTGAAAMMAVRVLLDHDVPEDKIFLLSLLMAEMGVHSVAYAFPRVRIITTAVDKRVNDLFRIIPGIGNFGDRYFGTDAAPEGSDEEEVVAAS; encoded by the exons ATGGCGGCGCCCCCGGCCTCCGCGGATGCGCCCCGCTCGCCCCCGCCGTCGCCCGCGGCCGGGGACGGGCCTGACCGACCTGCCGAGAGGAGCGAGAGCGCGGGCGAGGACCG CAGCAATGCAGAGTCCCTGGACAGGCTGCTGCCGCCCGTGGGCACGGGCCGCCCGCCCCGGAAGCGAACCACCAGCCAGTGCAAGTCGGAGCCGCCCCTGCTGCGCACGCGGAAACGCACCATCTACACGGCGGGCCGGCCGCCCTGGTACAACGAGCACGGCACCCAGTCCAAGGAGGCCTTCGTCATCG GCCTCGGAGGCGGCAGTGCGTCTGGGAAGACCACAGTGGCCAGGATGATCATCGAGGCTCTGGACGTGCCCTGGGTGGTGCTGCTGTCCATGGACTCCTTCTACAAG GTGCTGACCAAGCAGCAGCAGGACCAGGCTGCCCAGAACAATTTCAACTTTGACCACCCGGACGCCTTTGACTTCGACCTCATTGTGTCCACACTCAAGAAGCTTAAGCAGGGCAAGAGCGTCCAGGTGCCCATCTACGACTTCACCAGCCACAGCCGCAAGAAGGACTGG AAAACGCTCTACGGCGCAAACGTTATCATCTTTGAGGGCATCATGGCCTTTGCCGACAAGACACTGCTGGAG CTCCTGGACATGAAGATCTTTGTGGACACGGACTCTGACATCCGCCTGGTGCGGCGGCTGCGCCGGGACATCAGTGAGCGTGGCCGGGACATCGAGGGTGTCATCAAGCAGTACAACAAGTTCGTCAAGCCCGCTTTTGACCAGTACATCCAGCCCACCATGCGCGTGGCTGACATCGTGGTGCCTCGGG GGAGCGGGAACACGGTGGCCATCGACCTGATTGTGCAGCACGTACACAGCCAGCTGGAGGAG CGTGAACTCAGCGTCAG GGCCGCGCTGGCCTCGGCACACCAGTGCCACCCGCTGCCGCGCACGCTGAGTGTCCTCAAGAGCACGCCGCAGGTGCGGGGCATGCACACCATCATCCG GGACAAGGAGACCAGCCGCGACGAGTTCATCTTCTACTCCAAGAGGCTGATGCGGCTGCTGATCGAGCACGCGctctccttcctgcccttccAG GACTGCGTCGTGCAGACGCCCCAGGGCCACGACTACGCGGGCAAGTGCTACGCCGGCAAGCAG ATCACGGGTGTGTCCATCCTACGGGCCGGGGAGACCATGGAGCCTGCGCTGCGCGCCGTGTGCAAGGACGTGCGCATCGGCACCATCCTCATCCAGACCAACCAGCTGACGGGGGAGCCGGAG CTCCACTACCTACGGCTGCCCAAGGACATCAGCGATGACCACGTGATCCTGATGGACTGCACGGTGTCCACGGGTGCTGCGGCCATGATGGCAGTCCGTGTGTTGCTG GACCATGACGTGCCAGAGGACAAGATCTTCCTGCTGTCCCTGCTCATGGCAGAGATGGGTGTCCACTCAGTGGCCTACGCGTTCCCGCGAGTACGGATCATCACCACAGCGGTGGACAAGCGTGTCAACGACCTGTTCCGCATCATCCCTGGCATTG GGAACTTCGGAGACCGCTACTTTGGGACCGATGCAGCCCCCGAGGGGAGTGACGAGGAGGAAGTGGTGGCGGCCAGTTAG
- the UCKL1 gene encoding uridine-cytidine kinase-like 1 isoform X2, whose amino-acid sequence MAAPPASADAPRSPPPSPAAGDGPDRPAERSESAGEDRNAESLDRLLPPVGTGRPPRKRTTSQCKSEPPLLRTRKRTIYTAGRPPWYNEHGTQSKEAFVIGLGGGSASGKTTVARMIIEALDVPWVVLLSMDSFYKVLTKQQQDQAAQNNFNFDHPDAFDFDLIVSTLKKLKQGKSVQVPIYDFTSHSRKKDWKTLYGANVIIFEGIMAFADKTLLELLDMKIFVDTDSDIRLVRRLRRDISERGRDIEGVIKQYNKFVKPAFDQYIQPTMRVADIVVPRGSGNTVAIDLIVQHVHSQLEERELSVRAALASAHQCHPLPRTLSVLKSTPQVRGMHTIIRDKETSRDEFIFYSKRLMRLLIEHALSFLPFQDCVVQTPQGHDYAGKCYAGKQITGVSILRAGETMEPALRAVCKDVRIGTILIQTNQLTGEPELHYLRLPKDISDDHVILMDCTVSTGAAAMMAVRVLLDHDVPEDKIFLLSLLMAEMGVHSVAYAFPRVRIITTAVDKRVNDLFRIIPGIGNFGDRYFGTDAAPEGSDEEEVVAAS is encoded by the exons ATGGCGGCGCCCCCGGCCTCCGCGGATGCGCCCCGCTCGCCCCCGCCGTCGCCCGCGGCCGGGGACGGGCCTGACCGACCTGCCGAGAGGAGCGAGAGCGCGGGCGAGGACCG CAATGCAGAGTCCCTGGACAGGCTGCTGCCGCCCGTGGGCACGGGCCGCCCGCCCCGGAAGCGAACCACCAGCCAGTGCAAGTCGGAGCCGCCCCTGCTGCGCACGCGGAAACGCACCATCTACACGGCGGGCCGGCCGCCCTGGTACAACGAGCACGGCACCCAGTCCAAGGAGGCCTTCGTCATCG GCCTCGGAGGCGGCAGTGCGTCTGGGAAGACCACAGTGGCCAGGATGATCATCGAGGCTCTGGACGTGCCCTGGGTGGTGCTGCTGTCCATGGACTCCTTCTACAAG GTGCTGACCAAGCAGCAGCAGGACCAGGCTGCCCAGAACAATTTCAACTTTGACCACCCGGACGCCTTTGACTTCGACCTCATTGTGTCCACACTCAAGAAGCTTAAGCAGGGCAAGAGCGTCCAGGTGCCCATCTACGACTTCACCAGCCACAGCCGCAAGAAGGACTGG AAAACGCTCTACGGCGCAAACGTTATCATCTTTGAGGGCATCATGGCCTTTGCCGACAAGACACTGCTGGAG CTCCTGGACATGAAGATCTTTGTGGACACGGACTCTGACATCCGCCTGGTGCGGCGGCTGCGCCGGGACATCAGTGAGCGTGGCCGGGACATCGAGGGTGTCATCAAGCAGTACAACAAGTTCGTCAAGCCCGCTTTTGACCAGTACATCCAGCCCACCATGCGCGTGGCTGACATCGTGGTGCCTCGGG GGAGCGGGAACACGGTGGCCATCGACCTGATTGTGCAGCACGTACACAGCCAGCTGGAGGAG CGTGAACTCAGCGTCAG GGCCGCGCTGGCCTCGGCACACCAGTGCCACCCGCTGCCGCGCACGCTGAGTGTCCTCAAGAGCACGCCGCAGGTGCGGGGCATGCACACCATCATCCG GGACAAGGAGACCAGCCGCGACGAGTTCATCTTCTACTCCAAGAGGCTGATGCGGCTGCTGATCGAGCACGCGctctccttcctgcccttccAG GACTGCGTCGTGCAGACGCCCCAGGGCCACGACTACGCGGGCAAGTGCTACGCCGGCAAGCAG ATCACGGGTGTGTCCATCCTACGGGCCGGGGAGACCATGGAGCCTGCGCTGCGCGCCGTGTGCAAGGACGTGCGCATCGGCACCATCCTCATCCAGACCAACCAGCTGACGGGGGAGCCGGAG CTCCACTACCTACGGCTGCCCAAGGACATCAGCGATGACCACGTGATCCTGATGGACTGCACGGTGTCCACGGGTGCTGCGGCCATGATGGCAGTCCGTGTGTTGCTG GACCATGACGTGCCAGAGGACAAGATCTTCCTGCTGTCCCTGCTCATGGCAGAGATGGGTGTCCACTCAGTGGCCTACGCGTTCCCGCGAGTACGGATCATCACCACAGCGGTGGACAAGCGTGTCAACGACCTGTTCCGCATCATCCCTGGCATTG GGAACTTCGGAGACCGCTACTTTGGGACCGATGCAGCCCCCGAGGGGAGTGACGAGGAGGAAGTGGTGGCGGCCAGTTAG
- the UCKL1 gene encoding uridine-cytidine kinase-like 1 isoform X4, whose amino-acid sequence MAAPPASADAPRSPPPSPAAGDGPDRPAERSESAGEDRSNAESLDRLLPPVGTGRPPRKRTTSQCKSEPPLLRTRKRTIYTAGRPPWYNEHGTQSKEAFVIGLGGGSASGKTTVARMIIEALDVPWVVLLSMDSFYKVLTKQQQDQAAQNNFNFDHPDAFDFDLIVSTLKKLKQGKSVQVPIYDFTSHSRKKDWKTLYGANVIIFEGIMAFADKTLLELLDMKIFVDTDSDIRLVRRLRRDISERGRDIEGVIKQYNKFVKPAFDQYIQPTMRVADIVVPRGSGNTVAIDLIVQHVHSQLEERELSVRAALASAHQCHPLPRTLSVLKSTPQVRGMHTIIRDKETSRDEFIFYSKRLMRLLIEHALSFLPFQDCVVQTPQGHDYAGKCYAGKQITGVSILRAGETMEPALRAVCKDVRIGTILIQTNQLTGEPEDISDDHVILMDCTVSTGAAAMMAVRVLLDHDVPEDKIFLLSLLMAEMGVHSVAYAFPRVRIITTAVDKRVNDLFRIIPGIGNFGDRYFGTDAAPEGSDEEEVVAAS is encoded by the exons ATGGCGGCGCCCCCGGCCTCCGCGGATGCGCCCCGCTCGCCCCCGCCGTCGCCCGCGGCCGGGGACGGGCCTGACCGACCTGCCGAGAGGAGCGAGAGCGCGGGCGAGGACCG CAGCAATGCAGAGTCCCTGGACAGGCTGCTGCCGCCCGTGGGCACGGGCCGCCCGCCCCGGAAGCGAACCACCAGCCAGTGCAAGTCGGAGCCGCCCCTGCTGCGCACGCGGAAACGCACCATCTACACGGCGGGCCGGCCGCCCTGGTACAACGAGCACGGCACCCAGTCCAAGGAGGCCTTCGTCATCG GCCTCGGAGGCGGCAGTGCGTCTGGGAAGACCACAGTGGCCAGGATGATCATCGAGGCTCTGGACGTGCCCTGGGTGGTGCTGCTGTCCATGGACTCCTTCTACAAG GTGCTGACCAAGCAGCAGCAGGACCAGGCTGCCCAGAACAATTTCAACTTTGACCACCCGGACGCCTTTGACTTCGACCTCATTGTGTCCACACTCAAGAAGCTTAAGCAGGGCAAGAGCGTCCAGGTGCCCATCTACGACTTCACCAGCCACAGCCGCAAGAAGGACTGG AAAACGCTCTACGGCGCAAACGTTATCATCTTTGAGGGCATCATGGCCTTTGCCGACAAGACACTGCTGGAG CTCCTGGACATGAAGATCTTTGTGGACACGGACTCTGACATCCGCCTGGTGCGGCGGCTGCGCCGGGACATCAGTGAGCGTGGCCGGGACATCGAGGGTGTCATCAAGCAGTACAACAAGTTCGTCAAGCCCGCTTTTGACCAGTACATCCAGCCCACCATGCGCGTGGCTGACATCGTGGTGCCTCGGG GGAGCGGGAACACGGTGGCCATCGACCTGATTGTGCAGCACGTACACAGCCAGCTGGAGGAG CGTGAACTCAGCGTCAG GGCCGCGCTGGCCTCGGCACACCAGTGCCACCCGCTGCCGCGCACGCTGAGTGTCCTCAAGAGCACGCCGCAGGTGCGGGGCATGCACACCATCATCCG GGACAAGGAGACCAGCCGCGACGAGTTCATCTTCTACTCCAAGAGGCTGATGCGGCTGCTGATCGAGCACGCGctctccttcctgcccttccAG GACTGCGTCGTGCAGACGCCCCAGGGCCACGACTACGCGGGCAAGTGCTACGCCGGCAAGCAG ATCACGGGTGTGTCCATCCTACGGGCCGGGGAGACCATGGAGCCTGCGCTGCGCGCCGTGTGCAAGGACGTGCGCATCGGCACCATCCTCATCCAGACCAACCAGCTGACGGGGGAGCCGGAG GACATCAGCGATGACCACGTGATCCTGATGGACTGCACGGTGTCCACGGGTGCTGCGGCCATGATGGCAGTCCGTGTGTTGCTG GACCATGACGTGCCAGAGGACAAGATCTTCCTGCTGTCCCTGCTCATGGCAGAGATGGGTGTCCACTCAGTGGCCTACGCGTTCCCGCGAGTACGGATCATCACCACAGCGGTGGACAAGCGTGTCAACGACCTGTTCCGCATCATCCCTGGCATTG GGAACTTCGGAGACCGCTACTTTGGGACCGATGCAGCCCCCGAGGGGAGTGACGAGGAGGAAGTGGTGGCGGCCAGTTAG
- the UCKL1 gene encoding uridine-cytidine kinase-like 1 isoform X5 has protein sequence MSSPPAYPGIRVSGCWALGAEGSSNAESLDRLLPPVGTGRPPRKRTTSQCKSEPPLLRTRKRTIYTAGRPPWYNEHGTQSKEAFVIGLGGGSASGKTTVARMIIEALDVPWVVLLSMDSFYKVLTKQQQDQAAQNNFNFDHPDAFDFDLIVSTLKKLKQGKSVQVPIYDFTSHSRKKDWKTLYGANVIIFEGIMAFADKTLLELLDMKIFVDTDSDIRLVRRLRRDISERGRDIEGVIKQYNKFVKPAFDQYIQPTMRVADIVVPRGSGNTVAIDLIVQHVHSQLEERELSVRAALASAHQCHPLPRTLSVLKSTPQVRGMHTIIRDKETSRDEFIFYSKRLMRLLIEHALSFLPFQDCVVQTPQGHDYAGKCYAGKQITGVSILRAGETMEPALRAVCKDVRIGTILIQTNQLTGEPELHYLRLPKDISDDHVILMDCTVSTGAAAMMAVRVLLDHDVPEDKIFLLSLLMAEMGVHSVAYAFPRVRIITTAVDKRVNDLFRIIPGIGNFGDRYFGTDAAPEGSDEEEVVAAS, from the exons ATGAGCAGCCCCCCCGCTTACCCTGGCATCAGGGTCTCGGGGTGCTGGGCCCTTGGAGCAGAAGGCAG CAGCAATGCAGAGTCCCTGGACAGGCTGCTGCCGCCCGTGGGCACGGGCCGCCCGCCCCGGAAGCGAACCACCAGCCAGTGCAAGTCGGAGCCGCCCCTGCTGCGCACGCGGAAACGCACCATCTACACGGCGGGCCGGCCGCCCTGGTACAACGAGCACGGCACCCAGTCCAAGGAGGCCTTCGTCATCG GCCTCGGAGGCGGCAGTGCGTCTGGGAAGACCACAGTGGCCAGGATGATCATCGAGGCTCTGGACGTGCCCTGGGTGGTGCTGCTGTCCATGGACTCCTTCTACAAG GTGCTGACCAAGCAGCAGCAGGACCAGGCTGCCCAGAACAATTTCAACTTTGACCACCCGGACGCCTTTGACTTCGACCTCATTGTGTCCACACTCAAGAAGCTTAAGCAGGGCAAGAGCGTCCAGGTGCCCATCTACGACTTCACCAGCCACAGCCGCAAGAAGGACTGG AAAACGCTCTACGGCGCAAACGTTATCATCTTTGAGGGCATCATGGCCTTTGCCGACAAGACACTGCTGGAG CTCCTGGACATGAAGATCTTTGTGGACACGGACTCTGACATCCGCCTGGTGCGGCGGCTGCGCCGGGACATCAGTGAGCGTGGCCGGGACATCGAGGGTGTCATCAAGCAGTACAACAAGTTCGTCAAGCCCGCTTTTGACCAGTACATCCAGCCCACCATGCGCGTGGCTGACATCGTGGTGCCTCGGG GGAGCGGGAACACGGTGGCCATCGACCTGATTGTGCAGCACGTACACAGCCAGCTGGAGGAG CGTGAACTCAGCGTCAG GGCCGCGCTGGCCTCGGCACACCAGTGCCACCCGCTGCCGCGCACGCTGAGTGTCCTCAAGAGCACGCCGCAGGTGCGGGGCATGCACACCATCATCCG GGACAAGGAGACCAGCCGCGACGAGTTCATCTTCTACTCCAAGAGGCTGATGCGGCTGCTGATCGAGCACGCGctctccttcctgcccttccAG GACTGCGTCGTGCAGACGCCCCAGGGCCACGACTACGCGGGCAAGTGCTACGCCGGCAAGCAG ATCACGGGTGTGTCCATCCTACGGGCCGGGGAGACCATGGAGCCTGCGCTGCGCGCCGTGTGCAAGGACGTGCGCATCGGCACCATCCTCATCCAGACCAACCAGCTGACGGGGGAGCCGGAG CTCCACTACCTACGGCTGCCCAAGGACATCAGCGATGACCACGTGATCCTGATGGACTGCACGGTGTCCACGGGTGCTGCGGCCATGATGGCAGTCCGTGTGTTGCTG GACCATGACGTGCCAGAGGACAAGATCTTCCTGCTGTCCCTGCTCATGGCAGAGATGGGTGTCCACTCAGTGGCCTACGCGTTCCCGCGAGTACGGATCATCACCACAGCGGTGGACAAGCGTGTCAACGACCTGTTCCGCATCATCCCTGGCATTG GGAACTTCGGAGACCGCTACTTTGGGACCGATGCAGCCCCCGAGGGGAGTGACGAGGAGGAAGTGGTGGCGGCCAGTTAG